The following are from one region of the Sandaracinus amylolyticus genome:
- the polA gene encoding DNA polymerase I: MAAAVLPPPGDPKTLYVMDLSGYVFRAYHAVPPLSNSKGEPTHAVLGVTAMMNKLITQRRPTYFAVAVDSRAPSFRKAIYADYKATRKERPPDLEQQADRVLEIAHAYQIPCLAEEGMEADDVIATVVKQAREQGLTVVIASADKDLLQLIQDGVVMLDSMRDRVYGPEETVEKMGVRPDQVRDYLSLTGDTSDNVPGVPGVGPKTAVQLLGAYETLDGIYAQVDAVEKKSIREKLIANKDKAYLSQQLVSLKDDVAIDFDLERLRYGGADVPKLRQLFTDLELHRAKDELERTLGREVPRGALETAPSKPAARAEIVTKPKGAPPPRLVVKSTLAGDLDALRAALDAARASGGIAIHTLIEGDDPLRAQVVGVALGWREVDEVAETVEARAVYAPIGHVYLGRPDQLPLASVVELLRPVLEDRELAKRAHDLKREALVWSRRGVRVRIGEDDFDTMIASYLLDAERHAHGIEEVARLDLGDDLASLESMLPKVRGQKPRLSELEVERAMAAGTTRAALILDLEALQRQRLDEEALGELMRTMEMPLAGVLADMEQVGVRIDTAHLAQLDVGAEARVKELEKRCHEAAGHEFNVSSPRALESVLFDELKLPVIKRTKTSRSTDHEVLEELAPMHPLPDAILELRMLQKLRGTYLEALPRQIDPADQRVHTRFNQAVAATGRLSSSDPNLQNIPIRTDEGRAIRDAFVAADGFEILSADYSQIELRVLAHASGDVELVDAFTTNADVHVRTATALFGVTPEGVTRDMRGRAKTVNFAVIYGQTEFALARNLRIDRAEARRYIDAFFVRYAGVTRYLQDLVHEAQTTGAVRTLLGRKRVVPDIDSRNRALRFAAERIAKNTPIQGSAADILKRAMIGIHDELAARELRSRMILTVHDELVLEVAQDEKDVVAKLVREKMETAFPLEVPLVVEMGFGRTWGAAH; the protein is encoded by the coding sequence ATGGCCGCTGCGGTCCTTCCGCCTCCGGGCGATCCCAAGACGCTCTACGTGATGGATCTGTCGGGGTACGTCTTTCGCGCGTACCACGCCGTTCCTCCGCTCTCGAACAGCAAGGGCGAGCCCACGCACGCGGTGCTCGGCGTCACCGCGATGATGAACAAGCTCATCACGCAGCGACGCCCGACGTACTTCGCGGTCGCGGTCGACTCGCGCGCGCCCTCGTTCCGCAAGGCGATCTACGCGGACTACAAGGCGACGCGCAAAGAGCGTCCGCCCGATCTCGAGCAGCAGGCCGATCGCGTGCTCGAGATCGCGCACGCGTACCAGATCCCCTGCCTCGCCGAGGAGGGCATGGAGGCCGACGACGTCATCGCGACCGTCGTGAAGCAGGCGCGCGAGCAGGGCCTCACCGTCGTCATCGCGAGCGCCGACAAGGACCTCCTGCAGCTCATCCAGGACGGCGTCGTGATGCTCGACTCGATGCGCGATCGCGTCTACGGGCCCGAGGAGACCGTGGAGAAGATGGGCGTGCGCCCCGACCAGGTGCGCGACTACCTCTCGCTCACCGGCGATACGAGCGACAACGTGCCCGGCGTGCCCGGCGTCGGACCGAAGACCGCGGTCCAGCTCCTCGGCGCGTACGAGACGCTCGACGGCATCTACGCGCAGGTCGACGCGGTCGAGAAGAAGTCGATCCGCGAGAAGCTGATCGCCAACAAGGACAAGGCGTACCTCTCGCAGCAGCTCGTCTCGCTGAAGGACGACGTCGCGATCGACTTCGATCTCGAGCGGCTGCGCTACGGCGGCGCCGACGTGCCCAAGCTGCGCCAGCTCTTCACCGACCTCGAGCTGCACCGCGCGAAGGACGAGCTCGAGCGCACGCTCGGTCGCGAGGTGCCGCGCGGCGCGCTCGAGACCGCGCCCAGCAAGCCCGCGGCGCGCGCGGAGATCGTGACCAAGCCCAAGGGCGCGCCCCCGCCGCGCCTCGTCGTGAAGAGCACGCTCGCCGGCGATCTCGACGCGCTGCGCGCCGCGCTCGATGCCGCGCGCGCGAGCGGCGGCATCGCGATCCACACGTTGATCGAAGGCGACGATCCGCTGCGCGCCCAGGTCGTCGGCGTGGCGCTCGGATGGCGCGAGGTCGACGAGGTCGCGGAGACCGTCGAGGCCCGCGCGGTGTACGCGCCGATCGGGCACGTCTATCTCGGTCGGCCCGATCAGCTCCCGCTCGCGAGCGTCGTCGAGCTGCTGCGCCCGGTGCTCGAGGATCGCGAGCTCGCCAAGCGCGCGCACGACCTCAAGCGCGAGGCGCTCGTGTGGTCGCGACGCGGCGTGCGGGTGCGCATCGGCGAGGACGACTTCGACACGATGATCGCGAGCTATCTGCTCGACGCGGAGCGCCACGCGCACGGCATCGAGGAGGTCGCGCGCCTGGATCTCGGCGACGATCTCGCATCGCTCGAGTCGATGTTGCCCAAGGTGCGCGGGCAGAAGCCGCGCCTCTCCGAGCTCGAGGTGGAGCGCGCGATGGCCGCCGGCACCACGCGCGCCGCGCTGATCCTCGACCTCGAGGCGCTGCAGCGACAGCGGCTCGACGAAGAGGCGCTCGGCGAGCTGATGCGCACGATGGAGATGCCGCTCGCCGGTGTGCTCGCCGACATGGAGCAGGTCGGAGTGCGCATCGACACCGCGCACCTCGCGCAGCTCGACGTCGGCGCCGAGGCGCGCGTGAAGGAGCTCGAGAAGCGCTGCCACGAGGCCGCGGGGCACGAGTTCAACGTGAGCTCGCCGCGCGCGCTCGAGAGCGTGCTCTTCGACGAGCTGAAGCTCCCGGTGATCAAGCGCACCAAGACGTCGCGCTCGACCGATCACGAGGTGCTCGAGGAGCTCGCGCCGATGCACCCGCTGCCCGACGCGATCCTCGAGCTGCGCATGCTCCAGAAGCTGCGCGGCACGTACCTCGAGGCGCTTCCGCGACAGATCGATCCCGCCGATCAGCGCGTGCACACGCGCTTCAACCAGGCGGTCGCGGCGACGGGGCGCCTGAGCTCCAGCGATCCGAACCTGCAGAACATCCCGATCCGCACCGACGAGGGGCGCGCGATCCGCGATGCGTTCGTCGCGGCCGACGGCTTCGAGATCCTCAGCGCGGACTACTCGCAGATCGAGCTGCGCGTGCTCGCGCACGCGAGCGGCGACGTCGAGCTCGTCGACGCGTTCACGACGAACGCCGACGTGCACGTGCGCACCGCGACCGCGCTCTTCGGGGTCACGCCGGAGGGGGTCACGCGCGACATGCGCGGCCGCGCGAAGACCGTGAATTTCGCGGTGATCTACGGTCAGACCGAATTCGCGCTCGCGCGCAATCTGCGGATCGATCGTGCCGAGGCGCGCCGCTACATCGACGCGTTCTTCGTCCGCTACGCGGGCGTCACGCGGTACCTGCAGGACCTGGTGCACGAGGCGCAAACGACCGGCGCGGTGCGCACGCTGCTCGGTCGCAAGCGCGTCGTGCCCGACATCGACAGTCGCAACCGCGCGCTGCGCTTCGCCGCCGAGCGCATCGCGAAGAACACGCCGATCCAGGGCAGCGCGGCGGACATCCTCAAGCGCGCGATGATCGGCATCCACGACGAGCTCGCCGCGCGCGAGCTGCGCAGCCGGATGATCCTCACGGTGCACGACGAGCTCGTGCTCGAGGTCGCGCAGGACGAGAAGGACGTCGTCGCGAAGCTCGTGCGCGAGAAGATGGAGACCGCGTTCCCGCTGGAGGTCCCGCTCGTCGTCGAGATGGGCTTCGGCAGGACCTGGGGCGCCGCGCACTAG
- a CDS encoding alpha/beta fold hydrolase, with amino-acid sequence MLVETRRCGRLYVDVRGEGSPIVLWPSVLCSGSMWSSIPEELSRAHRVINIDGPGHGRSSRVREPYTLDDNVDAALAVLDACGVRRAVWCGLSWGAMVGMRLALRAPERVSGLVLIDGNADREVPEKLPAYRAMAMISRLLGPIPPLLDRLEPIYFSPYSLRANRPAVDAFRRGVAAMDRESIRRAVDAVILGREDLRPQLPRIDAPTLVVVGADDVATPRARSEDIVAGIRGARLVQIPRAGHLSAWEQPDAVREAIEGFLATLAPQSARRMA; translated from the coding sequence ATGCTGGTCGAGACGCGACGCTGCGGGCGGCTCTACGTCGACGTTCGAGGCGAAGGATCGCCCATCGTCCTCTGGCCCTCCGTGCTCTGCAGTGGCTCGATGTGGAGCTCCATTCCCGAGGAGCTCTCGCGTGCGCATCGCGTCATCAACATCGACGGACCCGGGCACGGTCGCAGCTCGCGGGTGCGCGAGCCGTACACGCTCGACGACAACGTCGACGCCGCGCTCGCGGTGCTCGACGCGTGCGGCGTGCGGCGCGCGGTGTGGTGCGGTCTCTCCTGGGGCGCGATGGTCGGCATGCGCCTCGCGCTGCGTGCGCCCGAGCGCGTGTCCGGGCTCGTGTTGATCGACGGCAACGCCGATCGCGAGGTGCCGGAGAAGCTGCCCGCGTACCGCGCGATGGCGATGATCTCGCGGCTGCTCGGCCCGATCCCGCCGCTCCTCGATCGCCTCGAGCCCATCTACTTCTCGCCGTACTCGCTGCGCGCGAACCGCCCGGCGGTCGACGCGTTCCGCCGCGGCGTCGCGGCAATGGATCGCGAGTCGATCCGCCGCGCCGTCGACGCGGTGATCCTCGGCCGCGAGGATCTGCGCCCGCAGCTGCCGCGCATCGACGCGCCCACGCTGGTGGTGGTCGGCGCCGACGACGTCGCGACGCCCCGGGCACGCTCCGAGGACATCGTCGCCGGCATCCGCGGCGCGCGCCTCGTGCAGATCCCGCGCGCAGGCCACCTCAGCGCGTGGGAGCAGCCCGACGCAGTACGCGAAGCGATCGAGGGCTTCCTCGCGACGCTCGCGCCCCAGAGCGCACGCCGCATGGCGTGA